One segment of Rhodopirellula baltica SH 1 DNA contains the following:
- a CDS encoding PqqD family protein: protein MYYAINSPALSHNAFDDETIVIHFATGNYFSLREMAEAIWQRLEKQPLTVSAIVDATEGAPPEAAAEVESFLKQLLANDLICESQDRSSSETVESLGAWRTPTMEVFDDMKNMLLGDVIHDTDKDGWPQMVQDDQTAPGPR, encoded by the coding sequence ATGTATTACGCGATCAATTCGCCAGCTCTCTCGCACAATGCTTTTGACGATGAAACCATCGTCATTCATTTCGCGACTGGGAACTACTTCAGTTTGCGTGAGATGGCCGAAGCGATCTGGCAACGTCTTGAGAAGCAGCCGTTGACGGTCTCGGCAATCGTCGACGCGACTGAGGGAGCACCTCCGGAGGCGGCTGCCGAAGTGGAGAGCTTTTTAAAACAACTGTTGGCGAATGATCTCATCTGTGAATCACAGGATCGTTCCAGCTCCGAAACGGTGGAGAGCCTTGGGGCCTGGCGGACACCGACGATGGAAGTCTTCGACGATATGAAAAACATGTTGCTCGGGGACGTCATCCACGACACCGACAAGGATGGTTGGCCTCAGATGGTCCAAGACGACCAGACTGCTCCTGGCCCCCGCTAA